A section of the Thalassospira sp. TSL5-1 genome encodes:
- a CDS encoding AMP-binding protein: MTTKSVYSRFVETAERRGEAPFLHVLEETAGIYGISAGDISYAEMRRRVEDWRKRFADAGYGAGHRIGLLLQNRPVFIEIWLALNALGASVVPINPDLRLAELEYLAEHSEMILAIVLPERQAEMKAAVANAGLPVPVLTPDSPLSPALTPVLQDYVPDTATECALLYTSGTTGRPKGCILSNEYYLHSGDWYAQTGGHISLRRDCERMLTPLPVFHMNAMAVSVPAMITLGGCMIMLDRFHPRSWWESVRKSGATIVHYLGVMPSMLMGMEPSPDDINHNVRFGFGAGVDKKLHAVFEERYGFPLIEAWACTESGSGGVICAYEEPRKVGTSCFGRPCDNVAVRIIDDAGNDVDFGMPGELLVRRAGDNPRYGFFSGYLKNQQATDEIWQGGWLHTGDIVLQDQDGSLHFVDRKKNVIRRSGENIAAVEVESILNRHPEIKISAAVAAPDEVRGDEVAVFLILDGVKGDAAKAEEIVSWALDQMAYYKVPGWIAFTDELPLTSTQKILRGQLKDLMTATFKVSGFIDTRHLKGRRV, from the coding sequence ATGACAACGAAATCTGTTTATTCCCGCTTTGTGGAGACGGCTGAAAGACGGGGTGAAGCACCGTTTTTGCATGTTCTTGAGGAAACGGCCGGCATTTACGGTATTTCCGCTGGCGATATTTCCTACGCCGAAATGAGAAGGCGGGTTGAAGACTGGCGAAAACGTTTTGCCGATGCGGGTTATGGCGCCGGGCACCGGATTGGCCTGTTGCTGCAAAACCGCCCGGTTTTTATTGAAATCTGGCTGGCTTTGAATGCGCTGGGGGCTTCGGTCGTGCCCATTAATCCCGATTTGCGCCTGGCAGAATTGGAATATCTGGCCGAACATTCGGAAATGATTTTGGCCATCGTGCTGCCGGAGCGGCAGGCGGAAATGAAGGCTGCCGTGGCCAATGCCGGGCTGCCGGTTCCCGTATTGACACCCGATAGTCCCCTTTCTCCTGCATTGACCCCCGTCCTTCAAGATTATGTTCCCGACACGGCGACCGAATGTGCCCTGCTTTATACATCAGGGACAACCGGCCGCCCAAAAGGCTGCATTCTCAGCAATGAATATTACCTTCATTCCGGCGACTGGTATGCCCAAACAGGGGGCCACATCAGTTTACGTCGCGATTGTGAACGGATGCTGACACCGCTTCCGGTATTTCACATGAATGCGATGGCCGTTTCCGTACCCGCCATGATCACTTTGGGCGGATGTATGATCATGCTGGATCGTTTTCATCCGCGTAGCTGGTGGGAGTCTGTGCGCAAAAGCGGTGCGACTATCGTTCATTATCTGGGGGTTATGCCGTCGATGCTGATGGGGATGGAACCTTCACCAGACGATATTAACCATAACGTGCGGTTTGGCTTTGGCGCAGGGGTCGACAAAAAACTTCATGCCGTTTTTGAAGAACGTTACGGTTTTCCCCTGATCGAAGCCTGGGCATGCACGGAAAGCGGTTCTGGTGGGGTTATCTGCGCGTATGAGGAACCGCGCAAGGTTGGTACCTCGTGTTTTGGGCGGCCATGTGACAATGTCGCCGTGCGGATCATCGATGATGCAGGCAATGATGTTGATTTTGGTATGCCAGGCGAATTACTGGTGCGCCGGGCGGGGGATAACCCGCGATATGGGTTCTTTTCGGGTTATCTGAAAAATCAGCAAGCCACGGATGAGATTTGGCAGGGCGGCTGGTTGCATACCGGCGATATTGTTCTGCAGGATCAGGACGGATCTTTGCATTTTGTGGATCGCAAGAAAAACGTGATCCGCCGTTCAGGGGAAAATATTGCTGCGGTAGAGGTGGAATCCATTCTCAACCGGCATCCCGAGATTAAAATTTCTGCCGCCGTTGCCGCACCGGACGAGGTCCGGGGGGACGAGGTTGCCGTGTTCCTGATTCTTGATGGTGTCAAAGGGGATGCTGCCAAGGCAGAGGAGATCGTCTCCTGGGCCCTGGACCAGATGGCCTATTACAAAGTTCCTGGCTGGATTGCGTTTACCGACGAACTGCCTTTGACATCGACGCAGAAGATCCTGCGGGGCCAGTTAAAAGATCTTATGACGGCAACCTTTAAGGTAAGTGGCTTTATTGATACCCGTCATCTGAAGGGACGCAGGGTCTGA
- a CDS encoding aromatic ring-hydroxylating dioxygenase subunit alpha, with the protein MDRYRGNPQAIADLIKGYAVHRDVYVDPEIFELEMEQLFPNSWVYIGHESQLKNTGDFITSKIGNQPILASRHRDGQIYVLHNRCPHKGVKISSEPCGNTGKFFRCPYHAWSFKTDGSLLAIPLKKGYEGTGFDADQASKGLPRIRNVRIYRGLIFVRLADEGLSFEDYFGDSLSTIDNMADRSPQGELEIISQPIRYMHSCNWKMLVDNQTDTCHPMVAHESSAGTAVNVWERAKAANPDMDPPMAVQLYAPFMSPYEFYEGAGIRVWPNGHGHSGVSGSIHQDYEDVDGYLQMMVEAYGEKRAHEILGDVRHNTIYFPNIMVKGPVAILRHFIPLGVNKTLVESWVFKLKGAPDKLYERGLMYNRFINAPTSIVGHDDLEMYERAQEGLQSDGNKWVNLHRLWDENEPEEATDIVNGTSERQMRNQFYAWKKFMIQNMDTKAGTAG; encoded by the coding sequence ATGGATCGTTATCGCGGGAATCCCCAGGCCATTGCCGATTTGATCAAGGGCTATGCCGTACATCGGGATGTTTATGTGGACCCGGAAATCTTTGAATTGGAAATGGAGCAGCTATTTCCAAATTCATGGGTTTATATCGGTCATGAAAGCCAGTTGAAAAATACCGGCGATTTCATAACCTCGAAAATCGGAAATCAGCCGATCCTCGCTTCGCGTCATCGCGATGGTCAGATTTACGTATTGCATAATCGCTGCCCGCATAAAGGCGTTAAAATATCATCCGAACCGTGCGGAAATACCGGCAAATTTTTTCGCTGTCCCTATCATGCGTGGTCTTTCAAAACCGATGGGTCGCTTTTGGCCATCCCCTTGAAAAAAGGCTATGAAGGGACCGGCTTTGATGCGGACCAGGCCTCAAAGGGACTGCCAAGGATCAGGAATGTCAGAATATATCGGGGGCTGATTTTTGTGCGCCTTGCGGATGAAGGCCTCAGCTTTGAAGATTATTTTGGCGACTCTCTTTCCACAATCGACAACATGGCGGATCGGTCCCCGCAAGGGGAGTTGGAGATTATCAGCCAGCCTATCCGGTATATGCACAGTTGCAACTGGAAGATGCTGGTCGATAATCAGACCGATACCTGCCACCCGATGGTTGCGCATGAAAGCTCGGCAGGGACTGCGGTGAATGTGTGGGAGCGCGCAAAGGCGGCAAATCCCGATATGGACCCGCCGATGGCGGTTCAGCTGTATGCACCGTTCATGAGCCCGTATGAATTCTACGAAGGGGCGGGCATCCGTGTCTGGCCCAATGGGCATGGTCATTCCGGTGTTTCGGGTTCCATCCATCAGGATTACGAGGATGTAGATGGCTATCTGCAAATGATGGTCGAAGCCTACGGGGAAAAACGCGCCCACGAGATCCTGGGCGATGTCCGCCACAATACGATTTATTTTCCAAACATCATGGTCAAGGGGCCGGTGGCAATTTTGCGCCATTTTATTCCGCTGGGCGTGAATAAAACCCTGGTTGAAAGCTGGGTATTCAAGCTCAAGGGCGCGCCGGACAAGCTCTATGAGCGCGGGTTGATGTACAACCGGTTCATTAACGCCCCGACGTCAATCGTCGGACATGACGATCTTGAGATGTATGAGCGCGCGCAGGAAGGCCTGCAATCGGATGGCAACAAATGGGTCAATCTGCATCGCTTATGGGATGAGAATGAACCTGAAGAAGCCACCGATATCGTCAACGGGACGTCGGAACGCCAGATGCGTAACCAGTTTTATGCCTGGAAGAAATTCATGATTCAAAACATGGATACAAAAGCGGGGACGGCAGGATGA
- a CDS encoding PDR/VanB family oxidoreductase: MPSIGYEVVTTSSETRDIKRIVMKPTAPVPIAWSAGAHIRVTLTDGSSRAYSLLRLPGLPAGHIALGVLREKESKGGSKFMHALKPGDKVQLSHPANHFELGNHAGPSVLIAGGIGITPILSMAAELVRSGREFEVHYAGRAEGMLAFVPEMQEICGSRLSLHYDDQPSAMNVGKILRDAPDEAHVYFCGPAGMIEAVRATASELGWPGERVHYELFSADVAASENTAFDVEIHSTGQIVHVPADMTIIEALEEAGLDPLYDCQRGDCGICQCTVIEGIPDHRDVILTDAEKAENNVMQICVSRSKTAKLVIEI; encoded by the coding sequence ATGCCGTCCATCGGATACGAGGTTGTGACCACCTCCAGTGAAACCCGGGATATCAAGCGGATCGTGATGAAGCCCACGGCACCGGTTCCGATAGCGTGGTCGGCGGGTGCACATATACGGGTGACTCTGACAGATGGCAGCAGTCGTGCTTATTCGCTTTTGCGGCTTCCGGGCCTTCCAGCCGGGCATATCGCCCTTGGGGTGTTGCGTGAAAAGGAAAGCAAGGGCGGATCAAAATTCATGCACGCTCTTAAACCCGGTGACAAAGTGCAACTTTCCCACCCGGCCAATCATTTTGAACTGGGCAATCATGCCGGGCCATCTGTTTTGATCGCGGGGGGGATTGGCATTACGCCCATCCTGTCAATGGCAGCCGAACTTGTCCGCTCCGGCCGCGAATTCGAGGTTCATTATGCAGGGCGTGCCGAAGGGATGCTCGCTTTTGTCCCTGAAATGCAGGAAATCTGTGGCTCTCGGTTAAGCCTGCATTATGACGATCAGCCCAGTGCGATGAATGTGGGCAAAATCCTCAGGGATGCCCCGGACGAGGCACATGTTTATTTCTGTGGGCCTGCGGGCATGATTGAGGCCGTCCGGGCGACCGCATCGGAATTGGGCTGGCCGGGCGAACGGGTTCATTACGAACTGTTCTCTGCCGATGTGGCCGCGTCGGAGAACACCGCATTTGATGTGGAAATCCACAGTACCGGCCAGATTGTTCACGTTCCTGCGGACATGACAATTATTGAAGCCCTCGAAGAGGCCGGCCTGGACCCCCTTTACGATTGTCAGCGTGGGGATTGCGGCATTTGCCAATGCACCGTGATCGAAGGAATTCCCGATCATCGGGATGTGATCCTGACCGATGCCGAAAAGGCCGAAAACAACGTCATGCAGATCTGCGTTTCGCGTTCCAAAACCGCAAAACTGGTCATTGAAATCTGA
- a CDS encoding thiolase family protein: MAKQKPYDGVVICAPVTVPYMRYSDKTAHWWAGAALAELAGQTGLGPDDIDGFCFASFSAVPDTVVGMVQHLGLSPRWMDHIPTGGASGVMALRRAARAVQAGDAEIVACVAADTNQIDSFRQTLVGFSRFSQDATYPYGFGGPNATFALITDNFMRQYGLTRADFAKLCIAQRTNALSNPYALMKKPLTHDQYMKARAIADPVHLFDCVMPCAGAEAFIVTTPEKAGQLGLSTARLAATIERHNAFAEDAVQTRGGWARDIDDLWQAAGCGPQDIDMLQAYDDYPVIVAMQLADLGFCDKPALPDFIAQNDFTLTGSLPLNTNGGQLSAGQAGAAGGFQNVTEGLRQVLHCPLGGQVPHARRALVSGFGLVNYDRGVCTGAAILEQEVLL; this comes from the coding sequence ATGGCAAAACAAAAACCATATGATGGTGTGGTTATCTGCGCGCCGGTGACGGTGCCCTATATGCGCTATTCTGACAAAACGGCGCATTGGTGGGCGGGGGCGGCCCTGGCAGAACTGGCCGGGCAAACCGGGTTGGGGCCGGATGATATTGACGGGTTCTGTTTTGCAAGTTTTTCTGCTGTGCCCGACACGGTTGTGGGTATGGTCCAGCATTTGGGTCTTAGTCCAAGATGGATGGATCATATTCCGACAGGCGGGGCAAGTGGCGTCATGGCCTTGCGCCGGGCGGCACGCGCGGTCCAGGCCGGAGATGCGGAGATTGTTGCCTGTGTTGCCGCCGACACCAACCAGATAGACAGTTTCCGGCAAACGCTTGTCGGGTTTTCCCGGTTTTCGCAGGATGCGACCTATCCCTATGGTTTTGGCGGACCCAATGCCACCTTTGCCCTGATAACCGATAACTTCATGCGGCAATATGGCCTGACCCGCGCAGACTTTGCCAAACTCTGTATCGCGCAACGAACAAATGCCCTGTCCAATCCCTATGCCCTGATGAAAAAGCCGCTGACCCATGATCAGTATATGAAGGCCCGGGCGATTGCCGATCCCGTGCATCTTTTTGACTGTGTCATGCCCTGCGCTGGTGCCGAGGCCTTTATTGTCACGACACCGGAAAAAGCCGGGCAACTGGGTCTGTCCACTGCGCGTCTGGCCGCGACAATAGAACGTCATAATGCCTTTGCTGAAGATGCGGTTCAGACCCGTGGGGGCTGGGCACGCGATATTGACGATCTGTGGCAGGCGGCCGGTTGTGGGCCGCAGGATATCGATATGCTGCAGGCCTATGATGATTATCCGGTGATCGTTGCCATGCAGCTGGCCGATTTGGGATTTTGTGACAAACCAGCCTTGCCGGACTTTATCGCGCAAAATGATTTTACCCTGACAGGATCCTTGCCCTTGAATACCAATGGTGGGCAGCTTTCTGCAGGGCAGGCGGGTGCTGCCGGTGGATTTCAAAACGTAACCGAAGGTCTGCGACAGGTCCTGCATTGTCCGTTGGGCGGTCAGGTGCCCCATGCAAGACGGGCGCTGGTGTCGGGATTTGGCCTGGTGAACTATGACCGGGGTGTGTGCACTGGTGCTGCCATACTGGAACAGGAGGTGTTGTTATGA
- a CDS encoding cyclase family protein yields the protein MNQQLLSSLAGALSSGQIRVIDLTNTLSPEFPVIVLPPEFGQCMTFKMEEVSRYNENGAAWYWNNISMNEHTGTHFDAPAHWVTGRDLPSNTVDAIPVQKFVAPVVVIDISMESAADADFVVTRDFLENWEKKNGSIPPQHWIALRTDWYKRVGTPEYLNLQEDGAHSPGPDAGAVEFMVHERDCVGLAVETVGTDAGQAFHFNPPLPAHSILHGNNRFGLQCLTNLDKLPTFGAMIVACPLKIEGGSGSPLRVIALVDGEGA from the coding sequence ATGAACCAACAATTGCTTTCAAGCCTGGCTGGCGCACTGAGCTCGGGCCAAATTCGTGTCATTGATCTGACCAATACGCTCAGTCCGGAATTTCCGGTGATCGTTCTGCCGCCCGAATTTGGACAATGTATGACGTTCAAGATGGAGGAAGTGTCCCGTTACAACGAAAATGGTGCGGCGTGGTATTGGAACAATATCTCGATGAATGAGCATACGGGCACGCATTTCGATGCCCCTGCCCATTGGGTTACAGGCCGGGATTTACCGTCCAATACGGTGGATGCCATTCCCGTCCAAAAGTTTGTGGCCCCAGTCGTGGTTATTGATATTTCAATGGAATCTGCAGCAGATGCCGATTTTGTGGTAACACGGGACTTTCTGGAAAACTGGGAAAAGAAGAATGGTTCCATTCCCCCACAGCACTGGATCGCCCTTCGCACAGATTGGTACAAGCGTGTTGGAACACCAGAATATCTGAACCTTCAGGAAGACGGGGCGCATTCTCCGGGGCCGGATGCGGGGGCGGTGGAATTCATGGTTCATGAGCGCGACTGTGTTGGTCTTGCCGTTGAAACCGTGGGCACAGATGCCGGTCAGGCCTTTCATTTCAATCCGCCACTGCCTGCACATTCGATTTTGCATGGCAATAACCGGTTCGGCCTGCAATGTCTGACCAACCTGGATAAATTGCCAACTTTCGGCGCGATGATTGTTGCCTGCCCGCTTAAAATAGAGGGCGGTTCGGGCAGCCCCTTGCGTGTTATCGCCCTGGTTGACGGAGAAGGCGCATGA
- a CDS encoding aromatic-ring-hydroxylating dioxygenase subunit beta gives MKREDLVDFVYDEAHTLDQMEWETWLALFAEDGRYWMPLEWQQEDPILQPSLMYEDRLLLTVRVERLAGERTFSQKPKSRCHHLLERPRVISMGEDDGVYKVRTSFLYTETRGDLLDRYSGWIGHELVEIDGALKIRLKRIDLINFDAPFSNIQLFI, from the coding sequence ATGAAGCGCGAAGATCTTGTGGATTTTGTCTATGACGAGGCCCACACACTTGACCAGATGGAATGGGAAACCTGGCTGGCCCTGTTTGCGGAGGATGGCCGCTACTGGATGCCGCTGGAATGGCAGCAGGAAGATCCAATCCTTCAACCCTCACTCATGTATGAAGACCGTTTGTTGTTAACTGTTCGCGTGGAACGTCTGGCCGGCGAGCGGACATTCAGTCAGAAGCCCAAAAGCCGTTGTCATCATCTTCTCGAACGTCCCAGGGTTATCTCGATGGGGGAAGATGACGGTGTGTACAAGGTGCGCACCTCGTTTCTGTATACCGAAACACGGGGTGATCTTCTGGACCGGTATTCGGGCTGGATCGGTCATGAACTGGTTGAAATAGACGGCGCACTGAAAATCAGGCTCAAACGCATTGATCTGATTAATTTTGATGCCCCCTTCAGCAACATTCAGCTCTTTATTTGA
- a CDS encoding SDR family NAD(P)-dependent oxidoreductase codes for MTAPLTPPKRKDPLVRTRAGHVPPGLRSRAARAMAVRAGQGSFVLQVCDRCAVVTYPPRDRCPRCWGELNWKDQPRGAVVEAETTVRATIDLFFREHLPWRIGSVRLDAGPMAIVHLHGDVKQGDRVRMELRLDRGGAPALFALPEKETPNMADDPQLREFSADPKFRRVLVTDGRSPIGQIVAKALLKSGAQTVFLGNAEPLMRYPGQDDIEAIDGIEPVALNLAHTRSCQELAAQMGGRIDIIVNTAAFARPGGVGFDSKLTDLQTGLDIEVMGLMRLAQAFTPAMSGRSDDGVNSAVAFVDIVSVHGLTGKTGFAGSAASAAARLSLISGLRGEIAKAGIRVMTVLTGPVDDDWHQNVPPPKTAPEQIAKAVIETLVKGQETICAGDVARDVLSRWQADPLLTIREENQ; via the coding sequence ATGACCGCGCCATTGACCCCTCCCAAACGCAAGGATCCTTTGGTCAGGACCCGCGCCGGGCACGTACCGCCAGGATTGCGCAGCCGTGCCGCAAGGGCGATGGCGGTACGGGCAGGCCAGGGAAGCTTTGTACTTCAGGTTTGCGACAGGTGCGCTGTCGTCACTTATCCCCCACGGGATCGTTGCCCCCGTTGCTGGGGTGAATTGAACTGGAAGGATCAACCCCGGGGCGCGGTTGTTGAAGCTGAAACAACGGTGCGGGCAACAATTGACCTGTTTTTTCGCGAACATCTGCCCTGGCGGATTGGCTCTGTTCGGCTTGATGCCGGACCAATGGCAATTGTGCATTTGCATGGCGATGTCAAACAGGGCGACCGCGTAAGGATGGAATTGCGACTTGATCGGGGCGGTGCCCCCGCGCTGTTCGCCCTGCCAGAAAAGGAAACCCCGAACATGGCTGATGATCCGCAATTACGCGAATTTTCTGCTGACCCCAAATTTCGCCGGGTTCTTGTAACCGATGGGCGCAGCCCGATTGGTCAGATCGTGGCAAAGGCACTTTTGAAAAGTGGGGCGCAAACGGTGTTTTTGGGCAATGCCGAACCGTTGATGCGCTATCCCGGACAGGATGATATCGAGGCTATAGACGGTATTGAACCGGTTGCCCTGAACCTTGCCCATACACGCAGTTGTCAGGAACTGGCAGCACAAATGGGGGGCAGGATCGACATTATCGTTAATACAGCAGCTTTCGCCCGGCCTGGTGGGGTTGGTTTTGACAGTAAATTGACCGACCTTCAAACAGGGCTGGATATCGAGGTTATGGGGCTGATGCGTCTGGCGCAGGCGTTTACACCCGCAATGTCCGGGCGGTCGGATGACGGGGTTAATTCTGCGGTTGCCTTCGTCGATATTGTTTCAGTTCATGGGCTGACGGGCAAAACCGGCTTTGCTGGTTCTGCAGCGAGTGCGGCTGCACGTTTGTCATTGATTTCCGGTCTGCGCGGTGAAATCGCCAAAGCAGGCATCCGGGTTATGACCGTTCTGACCGGGCCGGTTGATGATGACTGGCATCAAAATGTCCCACCCCCAAAAACGGCACCAGAACAAATTGCCAAAGCCGTGATCGAAACACTGGTTAAGGGACAGGAGACCATCTGTGCGGGAGATGTTGCCAGGGATGTTTTATCTCGCTGGCAGGCAGATCCGTTATTGACAATTCGGGAGGAAAACCAATGA